ttagctgctctgagtgtgataAAGCTTTCTCTGATAGTGGAAACCTGAAGAAACACAtgataactcacacaggagaaaaacctttcagctgctcagtctgtactACATCTTTTACAGTGAGAGAAAGTTTACGGTCACACATGgcagtccacacaggagagaaaagattcagctgcagtgtttgtaacaaaagatttgcctgGCGTTCTGAtgtcaaaacacataaatgtgttagtcagatggaaacagaagctgatggagaggactgtggaggaccagaaccagccaggaactcacatccactgaacctgagactgatgacagtgctgattggaaggagaccagagaacctcagtcagctttaaactctctgaaacatgattcaagacgtaagaaaacattcagctgctctgagtgtgggaaaagatttggCACCAAGTATCATCTGAAGAGTCACATGgtaactcacacaggagaaaaacctttcagctgctcaatTTGTGATAAAAGATTTGGCTACAAGACTCATATGAAGAGACACATGATaacacacacaggagaaaaacctttcagctgctctgagtgtggtaaaGCTTTCCCTGTTAGTGGAAacctgaagagacacatgagaactcacacaggataaaaacctttcagctgctcagtttgtaacaGAAGATTTGCCCAGCAGTCTAAActcaaaacacataaatgtgttggtcagatggaaacagaagctgatggagaggactgtggaggaccagaaccagccaggaactcacatccactgaTCCTGAGACTggtgacagtgctgattggaaggagaccagagaacctcagtcagctttaaactctctgaaaaaTAACTGAAGTCGTACGACTGATACtgctggggaaaaaaactgttacAGGGCTCGGAGTGTGGGAAAAGACTTGGCTGCAAGACACTTAAGTCTTACACGGTCAAAAGGAAGACTCTGGTCAGCTGCAGCATTTGTGACCAAAGTTTCACCTGGTACAAACAGCTCAGGAACCATCAGTGTGTCGGTGGTCAGAGTCAAactgaggagaacagagaggcagCTGAAGACACGGAaccagaagctgatggagaggactgtggaggaccagaaccacaTCCACAGACACGTtcacaaccagagactgaagacaagTCTGTCTCTGTCGATAGTATGAAATATAGCTGCTCTCAGTGTGGGAAAAGATTCAACAACAGGCCAAATCTGAAGGTCAAGGTGTACACGACCATTCACACGGAGGACAAGACGTTCATCTGCACGCTTTGCGGGAGCTCATATTCGTTGAGGAAAAAGTTATTGTGTCACATGAAACTCCACAAGACCGAAGCCTTACAGCTGTTCAGGTTTTTCAGACCAAGACAAGATGTTTTTGGGAATATAAAAGGGTCTGCTTCCTGTAAGGGACAGGACAGCAACAAACACGTGCAGTAACATTCACAAAGGAGCAGAAAGATGACTCAAACTTTCTGTCAGACTTGTGAGTTAATCTGAgattgcaaatgtctttatattagggctgtcaaaataaccagattaatccattccatattgacgtttgacccggagccgttctagccaccatcgAGTGTAAAATggaggagggagacgagaatgtgctgcctggatcattgattggaacatttacagcaaaaatcttcttcctgccaaccctggctaccgaaatctggtgccactgatatgtctgctcttctttctgatgctctgaaacagacgatacaggcaacacaaacatcgctgcacgtgacgctagttaacactatactcgacagcagctaacgttagcctaccactagctagtagctggattgaaaacggttaaaatgctgaaagctaacgctaaacggtgtaaagtgtgactgtgttttactgtagaggattcaacaccgggatgtaacaatctgcagctgctgtcggagaaacaacacagacggtgcgttcaatgaaactggtaaactacagcctcgtggtgcattcgaagttattgttaaatgtccttttcccatctggtggttgtttttgtcgttcaacagcaatttactagtgaaataagttattgttatagttattacattattattaaatcatttcattttgaccatatggccttagcaataaacaagccgttatttaatgtcgccgactgttgtttagtaccctttttttatttaattatttatttatgtatgcgattaattaattagtaattaattagattaacattttttaatcgattgacagccctactttatatAGCACACATTTTTTGACGCGTGATTAACGGACGCACGTTCTGTGATTGGGGCCATACAATTATCTATTCACCttagttatgttttctattaccacaaatgtatatatattttattttgtacataTGTTTACCTTCTGTACTATTTACTGTCctagattttcatttttactatgagtttgtttttgtacatATTTAATAAGCATTGTTGGAGCGAGCCTATGATATAACTGCTACTGACTGCAAAGTCAGCGCTGACTTTGCGAGATATAAGCCAAGGAGAGCTTCGCAAAGATTATTAAGCCCATTACCTACTGGCAACTACCGTTGTGGAGGATGTGCACAGTGCAACAACACCTATAAGACACAGAACTTTCGCCATCCCCACAATAACAAGATTTTTCCAATTAAGAGTGTCATCACTTGTGCCTCCTTCATGTAGTGTACATTTGAACGTGTCCATGTGGTCTGGTGTATGTAGGTAAGACCATAAGGCAGTTAAAACAACACATTAGTGAACATAAGAGCTGTATTCACAGAAACGACCGTGATTACCCGGTCGCGGTACACTTTAATGATCATAAGCATGACATCTCATTATTGCACTTTTGTGGCATTGAACAAGTCAGTCTTccaaaaagggggggggggcaaccaTGACTTGCTACTAACAAAACGCGAGGCATTTTGGATATTTACTTTGCAGACCCTATCGCCAAAAGGCCTTAATGATGAATTTAATCTCAATATCATGTTATGctaatttgatgttttttcattttttcattatttgttgGTGTTTTTTCCTTATTAGTTTATCCTCAGGAACTGTTCATTGTACAGGTGCATATGGAGtgttataatgtcatttaaCCAATGTAATGATCCACTTTTGAATGGACTGTGTCCTCTCTGATTTAAGAGTAGAAAAATATTGGGCTAATGACAATGCATTGATCATGTGCCTATAACAAAATTGGTTTGATTAttccatgttttttaaatgtactgagtggcattttttctgccttttcctGTTCACGGTCCGTGATGGGAGTGgcactttgtgaatgaatgacgTCATTCAAGAGCCGGACCTGATTGGTCCTGGTTAGTCAACCAAACTATTTAAGGCTATGGTTGAGGTGAATGTGTgaatttacctgatgaaggtctgagaccaaaacgttgtatttttctaaataaattattgcttgcgtaatggtcagtgtgcgggactCTTCTCTAAGCTTTTGATCTGCTACTCTTGATCATATCCTACGCACCTGCCCGACAaaaagaggtgtgcaaaaaagctttcttacgttacaatgtaatttcaaatctgcttttaaaaataaacctatgttttggaatataatgttcagcttcggcagctttaacTATGTGCTAAATAtacgactgaggaagcctagtgatgagtccatagcaaccagtgttttgttattacccagtgtgctttgctgaatggtctcaatattttatggttttatttcatgtgaatactagtttactagaggaggaacttagtatttgaagtaatgcaggaagtgtgcatttagtttccatgcttattgtgtttccacaacaatgttagtgagtaaatctactgaaatggcccccccaccgtaacagaggagtgggatgtgtaagatgagaatgcagaggttaactcgtgaatgtcatggctgtaaaaaaatcaaatggcatttgtacatctttgctaagcgcaaactagcacataaggggagggtcatgcctctttttcaaatcattttggagggtcatagaaaaattattactggtgaggggagggtcaggtctttttagcctaaaggtcccaaaagtcctccggtggccccttaaataaataacaaacagtccctaagTAAAGCTGTGTAAGTTAGCATTTAACGTTAGTTGACTGCTATCTTTACCGATCGCTAGCCAagccaggtaacgttagcctactgtacGTTACTGTACATATTGTGTAACCTGCAGGACCCGAACAGAGCTACGATGCTGTCCCAGGTAGGTCAGTATATGGTCTATTATGGAAAATGATGATCCAGCTAACTACAAATTGTTGGGATCTGATACACAATGCTAGGTTATTGGTTAAGTTGTACAATGTAGAAGCTGTCAGTTATTGTGGTTGTTTTCTTGTTGCCATTTCACTCTTTACTTTACTAGTTATTTAAACTACTAGGGCCTATATATAAAATTAGAAGTAAAGTTCTTTACTTGCTGACACAGAAGAAACTGTCAGACGAAATGAATCGAAAGGCCCCACTGACGCATATTGTCATTggacaactaacaacaatcgccattttgttgtgtacccatcaaatgaccacggcaaacagtccaatggcctttctatccattttatttctataagaGGACACCATGAAGACTCCAGAGACTGTTGACGTTCACTCCATGCTGatttatttcttacattttaacaaacaaacTGAGCTGCCTCAGACACATCAACTGACCACCGGTGATAGTGAGTCAAATAGACAACTGAATCTAAGTTTCATATGACTCTCTTCTTATACAGCGTTGTGGGCGGTGTCAGTTGGACACATTCACGGCCACAGTTACCTCATGTTCATTACATCTTTAGATGGACCTGAACTGGTGATATTTTTACTACTAACAGTCCTCTAATCTTCCTTTTCTTAAGTACACCTAGGTCCTTGTGACCCAGACAATAACTACTAACGTACATGCTAGTCAACAGATGGTTTACTTCAAATGACTTCACTTTATTTCATCCTGGAGGGTACTGAGCATGTCCTGGTGTACCACACCATATGGTACTCAGCATGTCCTGGTGTACCACACCGGTCATATCAAACCATTatatttctttactttattaGATTTCTTGATTATATGACAGACAttacaagacaaaacaatatctaataaaatatttaaaataagagTGTACTTTTTCCTACCACACAATATAATGTCTTCTATCTAGATGTTAATACATAAAGATTTCtgtttgatacttgagaagttttgcttgGATTTAAAGGCACAAACATTATTCcatgtcatcagtctcaggttcagaagagtctccagtctggtcttcagtctctggttgtaaaagtggatgtgagttcctggctggttctggtcctccacagtcctctccatcagcttctgtttccatctgaccaacacatttatgtgttttgacaTCAGAACGCCGGGAAAatcttttgttacaaacactgcagctgaatctacttttctctcctgtgtggactgccatgtgtgaccgtaaatgtcctctctgtgtaaaagatgtattacaaactgagcagctaaaaggtttttctcACATCGCCATGTGTGatctcatgtgtttctgtaaatcttCTCTCCGTGTAAAAGACttattacaaactgagcagctgaaaggtttttctcctgtgtggattctcatgtgtttgtgtaaatctccactctgtgtaaaagatgtattacaaactgagcagctgaaaggtttttctctgAGCATGtgtcatgtgtgcatgtgtgaccgtaaatttccactctgtgtaaaagatgtattacaaactgagcagctaaaaggtttttctcctgtgtggattctcatgtgtatCTTTAAAGCTCCACtgtgtgtaaaagatttcttacagactgagcagctgaaaggtttttctccagAATGTGTCATCATGTGTGTCTTCAGGGTTCCACTTTCAGTGAAAGCtttaccacactcagagcagctgaaaggtttctctcctgtgtggattctcatgtgtttctgtaaacttccactctgtgtaaaagatttattACAAACTAAACAGCTGAAAGgtgtttctcctgtgtgagttctcatgtgtgaCCGTAAATATTcgctctgtgtaaaagatttattacaaactgagcagctaaaaggtttctctcctgtgtggattctcatgtgtctttgtaaatctccactctgtgtaaaaaaaatcttacaaactgagcagctaaaaggtttttctcctgtgtgagttctcatgtgtctcTTAAGATCTGCCTTGTGGCCAAATTTTTTCCCACACTGAGAGCAGCTATAagttttttctcctgtgtgagtaatcatgtgtctcttcagatgTGTCTTGAAGCCAAATGCTTTCCCACACTCCGAGCAGCTGAATAGTttcttacatcttgaatcatgtttcagagagtttaaagctgactgaggttctctggtctccttccaatcagcactgtcatcagtctcaggttcagaagagtctccagtctggtcttcagtctctggttgtaaaagtggatgtgagttcctggctggttctggtcctccacagtcctctccatcagcttctgtttccatgtgttgagtttgtctttgatgaagctgtgaggactgagcttcctcttcatcatcttcactcttcacagggacaggagtgaatgggaacttggtgatatcagcctcctccagcccttgaagctgctctccctcctgactactccacagttcctcctgttcctctttaatgtgtggggggggctctggctcctgctggtccacactggagctacactcctgctgctcctctttaaTAACAATCTGGCTTTTGTCGTCTGGAGGCaaagctgaaacacagacagacgttAATGTCAGCTAAAGCTTAGAGAttgcagggtttcccccagaaaagttgtttagctcGGTGGCCAGAGTGAAAATAATACTCAATAACAAGAACAAATAcaagatacaaaaatataatgACAATTCAAGTCATCTTAACCGGTACttagacgtagtcatattttaaaatatgactACATCTAAGTACCGGTTAAGATGACTTGAATTgtcattatgtttttgtttcttgtatTTGTTCTTGTTAATTTACACAAacgcaaatgcacacacacagacacaagcatgcacacacagagacacacacgcacacagagaaacacacacacacagacagacacgcacacgcacacagcctCAGTGGTTACAATACTTCTACAGATGTACAGTGGAGCGTGTCATCACCAGCTCCATCACAGTGTGGTATGGAGACAGCACTGCTCGGGACAGGAAGGCTCTCCAACTAGGCCTGTCGCAATAGTCAATAAATtgcacgataaaaaaaatgagctcgataatttttccggccgcgataatttacattttctctctctctctctcaaagagactggaggaccactctcggttccttagcgtaacgaagagtgaaccctcttgtcagtcgcatggtctttgtgtgtggaggcgggactcctggcggagagagagacagagaaaacgctagttgttggagcagggtttcccacagcactttgcagttaaggcgccgtcaaaaaaataaaaataaaagtttatgaGCGATATCCCCTGTGTTACTCggcgtcctgttttctccctttcattccaaagcacacagttgacaacctgcaggtggaggcggtggagacaggctcggacatacatgctgctgtggacttgtgtcagtctcgaagcggtttcaggaaagtggctgcatgtgtccgacaatgcacagaacattaacgctacaagcctacagctgcccgcggacacggagtgcggaaagtgtgtcagatGCTCCCAGATGGTGAACTGGGACTCCGTTACCTGCTTGTCGGTCGACAGTTAATGATCGGTTATTTAATttcactctgtgtaaaagatttcttacaaactgagcagctgaaaggtttctctcctgtgtggactgcCATGTGTGACCGTAAATTTCCTTTccgtgtaaaagatttcttacagactgagcagctaataggcttctctcctgtgtgagttctcatgtgtctcttcaggtTTCCACTATCAGTGAAACctttcccacactcagagcagctgaaaaaggtttttctcctgtgtggattatcatgtgtctcttcagatcTGCCTTGTGGccaaatcttttcccacactcagagcagctgaatgttttcttacatcttgaatcatgtttcagagagtttaaagctgactgaggttctctggtctccttccaatcagcactgtcatcagtctcaggttcagaagagtctccagtctggtcttcagtctctggttgtaaaagtggatgtgagttcctggctggttctggtcctccacagtcctctccatcagcttctgtttccatgtgttgagtttgtctttgatgaagctgtgaggactgagcttcctcttcatcatcttcactcttcacagggacaggagtgaatgggaacttggtgatatcagcctcctccagcccttgaagctgctgtccctcctgactgctccacagttcctcctgttcctctttaatgtgtggggggggctctggctcctgctggtccacactggagctacactcctgctgctcctctttaaTAACAATCTGGCTTTTGTCGTCTGGAGGCaaagctgaaacacagacagacgttAATGTCAGCTAAAGCTTAGAGAttgcagggtttcccccagaaaagttgtttagctcGGTGGCCAGAGTGAAAATAATACTCTAAAAAAGCTATAAGCCTCCATAGGGCTGTCCATGAAGTCAGTGCTacaagctaactggagattttaAAATATGACTACATCTAAGTACCGGTTAAGATGACTTGAATTGTcattatatttttgtttcttgTATTTGTTCTTGTAATTTACACAAACGCAAATGCACAGACAACAAGACTCACAACCAGCTTCTATCCACAGGCCATCAGACTCCTGAACACTGCAATGGACCTTTTCCACAGCAGACATCTTGACtcgtcatagtaggaaaagcacagctgaaattgatagcTCAATTCTAAgggtgtcactttttttttttactttattgacaaattgtcaagtttccaattgactgaagatatgtTATTGCCACATTATGTTGTGAATGCATGTTTTGTACATTgagaacaaaggtcagatattatattacatacaagtctagtctaaaaatggcattgTAACAGgtgcttgaaaaaaaacatcgaGGTAtcgaaccgtgaccttagaatagaaaatgtaatggaggatttggagaatcgtgacacccctactcagttccatcaagtgtcccagtgagctatttcagtgagtcagcatccacaacaccagggcctctcctaaggggaatgcagccatcagtaatggtttgaatacacctgtgcttttactactatgacatgtcaacatgtctgctgtgaaaaaggtctatatcccccccacacacactccacccTCCATCCTAAACTCCTGGACTCACACCACATACAGAGCTGTCTAGGCACAGTGCACTTTATCCATATTCTTATCTccattttgtatctctttttcaaactttttattactttttcattgtttgtttttaacttaaTTTCATTTGTTGTGTAATGAAGACTAGCAAAGCTAACTTTTCATTGCATGGTGTAAGTTGtctttactgtacatttgaCAGTAAACCTGTTGAATCTTGCTAGTTTAGCTGTTCCTCTCTAGTTCTAGTAAGACTGTTGTATTTGGACAATGTTGACAGTCTCCTATGTAAATGACATGGATGTCTATTTTTATTGCAACTTAATGGAGAAAGCAGTGACATTTCTTTCCAGATAATGATGAATTGACTATTGCTAGAAATAAGCCATTTAAGCTAAGTATATGGTTACTTGTTCTtcttatagacacacacacaaatggacacacacagagacaaacactcacacacacacacaccccctctaAGCCTAGTGGTTACAATACTGCGCTGTTGTGTTCCAAGGTGAACATCACTACTATGTAACCATCACCTATACAGTCCTAAGGGAATAACTATTAAATAAGAACCTTTGTTTATCCAaaaaacagccccgaaatcaccatcaccaaacccaccagactccatgtaaataatctctacttttagcgtgtatagagccagcatatttccacatgtaaatggatgAATTAAGAGTTTAtatcaaccaaaccagagtggtgattgttggaacagtggaaagatgaaccaagacggcttttggta
This DNA window, taken from Sander vitreus isolate 19-12246 unplaced genomic scaffold, sanVit1 ctg554_0, whole genome shotgun sequence, encodes the following:
- the LOC144514366 gene encoding uncharacterized protein LOC144514366 — encoded protein: MCKVQMLRALVEQRLTAAAEEIFGLFERTIAEYEEELCRSKEENERQRELLDAVFNPQLRFHRAALPPDDKSQIVIKEEQQECSSSVDQQEPEPPPHIKEEQEELWSSQEGQQLQGLEEADITKFPFTPVPVKSEDDEEEAQSSQLHQRQTQHMETEADGEDCGGPEPARNSHPLLQPETEDQTGDSSEPETDDSADWKETREPQSALNSLKHDSRCKKTFSCSECGKRFGHKADLKRHMIIHTGEKPFSAALSVGKVSLIVET